The Enterobacter kobei genome has a segment encoding these proteins:
- a CDS encoding D-galactonate dehydratase family protein, translated as MKIVAADVFVTCPGRNFVTLKITTDDGIVGLGDATLNGRELSVASYLKDHLCPQLIGRDAHRIEDIWQFFYKGAYWRRGPVTMSAISAVDMALWDIKAKAANMPLYQLLGGASREGVMVYCHTTGHTIDDVLEDYARHKEMGFKAIRVQCGVPGMKTTYGMSKGKGLAYEPATKGDWPEEQLWSTEKYLDFTPKLFDAVRSKFGFNEHLLHDMHHRLTPIEAARFGKSIEDFRMFWMEDPTPAENQACFRLIRQHTVTPIAVGEVFNSIWDCKQLADNGINSTAIQVPMKHTGTEAEVNSIRDFLLAHTVKAFIITPPGEAKGLYRVVADSVRKNQISSKFAELTFTIKRAYGVYA; from the coding sequence ATGAAGATTGTCGCGGCTGACGTGTTTGTTACCTGCCCGGGGCGGAACTTTGTCACCCTTAAAATCACCACCGATGACGGGATTGTCGGCCTCGGTGACGCTACGCTGAACGGACGCGAGCTCTCCGTCGCTTCGTACCTGAAGGATCACCTTTGCCCGCAGTTAATTGGCCGCGACGCGCACCGTATCGAAGATATCTGGCAATTCTTCTATAAAGGCGCCTACTGGCGTCGCGGACCGGTCACCATGTCGGCCATCTCCGCCGTTGATATGGCGCTCTGGGACATCAAAGCCAAAGCGGCCAATATGCCGCTCTACCAGCTGCTGGGCGGCGCCTCCCGTGAAGGCGTGATGGTCTACTGCCACACGACCGGTCACACCATTGACGACGTGCTGGAAGATTACGCGCGTCATAAAGAGATGGGCTTCAAGGCGATCCGCGTGCAGTGCGGTGTGCCGGGTATGAAAACCACCTACGGCATGTCGAAAGGAAAAGGGCTGGCCTACGAGCCTGCCACCAAAGGCGACTGGCCGGAAGAGCAGCTCTGGTCGACCGAGAAATACCTCGATTTCACACCCAAACTGTTCGACGCGGTGCGCAGTAAATTTGGCTTCAATGAACACCTCCTGCACGATATGCACCACCGTCTGACGCCCATTGAGGCGGCGCGCTTCGGTAAGAGCATCGAAGACTTCCGCATGTTCTGGATGGAAGATCCCACGCCTGCCGAAAACCAGGCCTGCTTCCGTCTTATTCGCCAGCACACCGTCACGCCCATTGCGGTGGGCGAGGTGTTTAACAGCATCTGGGACTGCAAGCAGCTTGCTGATAATGGCATTAACTCTACTGCTATTCAGGTGCCAATGAAGCATACCGGCACCGAAGCGGAGGTGAACAGTATTCGTGATTTCCTCCTAGCTCATACCGTTAAAGCTTTTATCATCACGCCGCCCGGCGAAGCGAAGGGGCTTTATCGGGTAGTCGCCGATTCCGTACGGAAAAATCAGATCAGCAGCAAGTTTGCTGAGCTGACGTTCACCATCAAACGGGCTTACGGAGTGTATGCATAA
- a CDS encoding phage minor tail protein L has protein sequence MALVDQAAMLAPGGRVRLVEVDASEFSGGIHRFHYAPFPHTPEEIDAANGDEEKLGPKPIVFGGNTYDFWPFQVAGLELSTDQAAEPTLSVSNLDGHITALCLQFKDMVNAKVSIIVTYSVYLDAVNYPGGMNPTADPSMFTLQTFWLDTKTSEDDEVVSWSLSSPADLQGLVIPTRQITSLCEWALRGQYRSGDGCTYNGTAYFDAKGNQVSDPALDVCGGCLSDCRKRFGAGLADPDAAILDFGGFPATVLFTR, from the coding sequence ATGGCATTAGTCGATCAGGCGGCGATGCTGGCACCGGGTGGCAGAGTACGCCTGGTTGAAGTTGACGCCTCAGAGTTCAGTGGTGGTATTCACCGTTTCCACTACGCACCTTTCCCCCATACGCCGGAAGAGATCGACGCTGCCAATGGTGATGAAGAAAAGCTCGGACCAAAGCCAATCGTATTCGGTGGGAATACCTACGATTTTTGGCCGTTTCAGGTAGCAGGCCTGGAGCTTTCAACAGACCAGGCCGCAGAGCCGACACTCAGCGTTTCCAACCTCGACGGTCATATCACGGCGCTATGCCTGCAATTTAAAGACATGGTTAATGCCAAAGTGAGCATTATCGTCACCTATTCGGTTTACCTCGATGCCGTGAATTACCCTGGTGGAATGAACCCGACCGCAGACCCGTCGATGTTCACGCTTCAGACCTTCTGGCTTGACACGAAAACCTCCGAAGACGACGAAGTGGTTTCATGGTCACTCAGTAGCCCCGCAGACTTGCAGGGGCTTGTTATCCCAACCAGACAAATCACCTCGCTCTGCGAATGGGCGCTACGCGGGCAGTACCGGAGCGGCGATGGATGCACCTATAACGGCACTGCGTATTTCGACGCTAAAGGGAATCAGGTATCAGATCCTGCCCTTGATGTGTGTGGTGGTTGCCTCAGTGACTGCCGTAAACGATTTGGCGCTGGCCTGGCAGACCCTGACGCGGCCATCCTAGATTTCGGCGGTTTCCCGGCCACAGTACTTTTCACGCGATAA
- a CDS encoding tail fiber domain-containing protein, which translates to MNKTIMAASAATKDVGPNTGNVLGVGYFGFGTPGVNVLGSTESGFYGIDGSGTSWAPQAGSGIVCGYDPTRRQQIFTGASGNLFVRNLGSAAMNTPSSTIPWTQMQSVGTSDINFKHVNGDLDVVDSLENICQMEFKRFYYLDDDEQTERRGVIAQQIEQIDKEYVHSAEGVGKMTLDINPLLMDALAAIKALNAKVEELSKQVDELKQGGA; encoded by the coding sequence ATGAACAAAACCATTATGGCGGCTAGTGCCGCCACCAAAGATGTTGGCCCCAATACTGGTAATGTCTTAGGAGTTGGATACTTTGGTTTCGGAACTCCAGGTGTTAACGTTTTAGGAAGTACCGAATCAGGGTTTTATGGTATTGACGGCTCTGGTACTTCCTGGGCGCCGCAAGCAGGATCTGGAATTGTATGCGGGTATGACCCAACTCGCCGACAGCAAATATTTACAGGAGCATCCGGCAATCTTTTTGTCCGGAACCTGGGTAGTGCTGCTATGAATACTCCTTCGTCCACCATTCCATGGACACAGATGCAGTCTGTTGGAACATCAGATATTAATTTTAAACACGTCAACGGCGATCTCGATGTTGTTGATTCTCTTGAAAACATCTGTCAAATGGAGTTTAAGCGATTCTACTATCTTGATGATGATGAGCAGACAGAGCGCCGGGGCGTAATTGCTCAGCAGATCGAACAAATCGACAAGGAATATGTTCACTCTGCTGAGGGCGTGGGTAAAATGACCCTTGACATTAACCCATTGCTTATGGATGCTCTGGCCGCCATTAAGGCACTTAACGCAAAGGTAGAAGAACTTAGTAAACAGGTTGATGAGCTAAAACAGGGTGGAGCTTGA
- a CDS encoding DinI family protein produces MFVELVYDKRNVEGLEGAREIILAELTKRVHQIFPDAEVKVKPMQANGLNSDASKSDREKLNRMLEEMFEDSDMWLTSESPAVRQVGL; encoded by the coding sequence ATGTTCGTTGAGTTGGTTTATGACAAGCGAAATGTTGAAGGGCTAGAAGGGGCCAGAGAAATCATACTGGCCGAGCTGACGAAGCGGGTGCATCAGATTTTCCCTGATGCCGAAGTGAAGGTGAAGCCGATGCAGGCAAACGGCCTGAATAGCGACGCCAGCAAAAGCGATCGGGAAAAACTGAACCGCATGCTGGAGGAGATGTTTGAAGATTCTGACATGTGGCTGACCTCTGAGTCTCCTGCTGTTCGCCAGGTTGGGCTTTAA